The following proteins are co-located in the Vigna unguiculata cultivar IT97K-499-35 chromosome 9, ASM411807v1, whole genome shotgun sequence genome:
- the LOC114163547 gene encoding uncharacterized protein LOC114163547, with translation MSPDQADQWMKDMEHIFDAKRCPDESRLAFTVYMLTGEAEHWWASMRLVMEEKHEDSVAEYAERFKHLGRFYTMSLDEEWRCRKFENGLRGDIRMMVALLSIKDFAALVEKARVMERMKVEVEAQQQPQQRVSGPSGSRPRVEEKKKPCARPHPQPQGSRGFSSPPSRI, from the exons atGAGTCCCGACCAGGCGGACCAATGGATGAAGGATATGGAGCACATATTTGATGCCAAGAGGTGCCCCGATGAGAGCAGGCTTGCTTTCACTGTCTACATGCTCACAGGAGAGGCTGAGCATTGGTGGGCCAGCATGAGGCTAGTGATGGAAGAGAAGCATGAGGAT TCAGTAGCTGAGTACGCCGAGAGGTTCAAGCATTTGGGGCGTTTCTACACTATGtcactcgatgaggagtggcgttgcagaaagtttgagaatggtcttAGAGGAGACATTCGCATGATGGTGGCCCTactgtccatcaaggactttgcggcCTTGGTGGAAAAGGCCAGGGTCATGGAGCGGATGAAGGTAGAGGTGGAAGCCCAGCAGCAGCCACAACAAAGAGTtagtggaccatctgggtctaGGCCGAGAgttgaagagaagaagaagccaTGTGCTAGGCCTCATCCACAGCCACAGGGGTCTAGAGGCTTTTCTTCCCCGCCTAGTAGGATCTAG